The following nucleotide sequence is from Prosthecobacter sp..
GCATGAAGTGCGGGAAGTCACCCTTCTCGGCATCGTCGGCGTTGAATTCGACACGGCTGACTTTGACCTCGGCGGGGATTCCTTGATGCGACTGCACGCTGTAACGATCCTTGGTGATCGTGACGATGTCGTAGTCGTTGAGATAAACCACGTCACGCGTGTGGGCGACGACCGCCGACACATCGCTGGCAAGGAAATGCTCGTGGTCACCGAGACCGACGATCAAGGGACTGCCCAGGCGTGCGCCGACGATCACGCCGGGCAGATCGCCATGCATCACGGCGATGCCGTAGGTGCCTTTCACGCGGGCGAGTGCTGATTTCACCGCATTCACGAGTCGCTGTGTGCCATCCTTCTCCTTTGATTCATCAAAGTAGGTGCCGACGAGATGCGAGAGGACTTCGGTGTCCGTTTGCGACAGGAAGGTGTGACCTTTGGCGATGAGCTGATCGCGCAGCGTCTGGTAGTTCTCGATCACGCCGTTATGGACGAGCACGAGCTTGCCGGATTGATCGGGATGCGGGTGCGCATTCACATCCGTGGCCGGGCCGTGCGTGGCCCAGCGGGTGTGGGAGATGCCCATCGTGCCTTGCGGGTTCGCCTCGGTCACGGCAATGCGCAGATTGTCGATACGACCAGCACGCTTCACGATGCGGAGGTCTTCGCCGCCACCATTGAGCGCCATGCCTGCGGAATCATAGCCGCGATATTCCAGACGACGCAGCCCGTCCAAAAGGATCGGGCTGGCCTGACGATTGCCGATGTATCCAACGATTCCGCACATGTGAAAAATAAAGGGGTAAAAGGAGCCTGTCGAATGACAGGCCGGTACGATACCGCCACGCAGAATCCACGCCAGCAGTTCGTGTCACTGGCCTTTTTCTTTATTGGGAGGAAGTCCGCCCTCTCCTCAGGTCATGATCCCGCTGACCAGCTCCCCATGCACGTCCGTGAGGCGGAAATCGCGGCCTTGGTAGCGGAAGGTGAGGCGTTCGTGGTCGAGGCCCAGCAGGTTCAGCACCGTGGCGTTCAGATCATGGGTGTGGACCGGATTTTCAGCGATGTTGAAGCCGAAATCGTCGGTTTTGCCGTGAACGATGCCCGGTTTGATGCCCCCGCCCGCCATCCACATCGTATAGGCGTCCTTGTGGTGGTCACGACCCGGCGAGGTTTTGGTGCCATCGCCATTGATGCCCTGGCGCAGCGGGGTGCGGCCGAATTCGCCGCCCCAAACCACCAGTGTTTCGTCGAGCAGGCCGCGTTGCTTCAAATCGCGCACGAGAGCGGCCATGGGACGGTCCACATCTTTCGCTTTGGCCGTCAGGCGCTGCTTGAGACCGCCGTGGTGGTCCCAGTCGGAATCAAAGAGCTGCACCATGCGAACGCCGCGTTCAATCAAACGGCGGGCGAGCAGGCAGTTGTTGGCAAAGGACGCCTTGCCCGGCAGGGCGCCGTACATGTCGAGCGTGGCCTTTTTCTCCTGCGTGATGTCCATCAGCTCCGGCACGCTCGTTTGCATGCGGTAGGCCATCTCATACTGGCTGATGCGCGTGGCGATCTCTGGATCGCCCACGATGCCGAGCTGCTGCTCATTGAGCGCTTTTACCGCGTCTAGCACGCGGCGGCGGTCTTTCGTGCTGTGACCCGCAGGATTGCCGAGGAAGAGCACCGGCTCGCCGCTGCCACGAAATTGAATGCCTTGATATACGCTGGGCAGAAAGCCCGTGCTCCACAGCGTCGATCCCGCCCCACCGGCAGGGCCGGACAGCATCACGACGTAAGCCGGCAGATCGCGATTCTCAGCGCCCAAGCCATACGTGACCCACGCACCGAGGCTCGGGCGTCCGCCCTGGCCGAAGCCGGTGTGCAGAAACATCTGCGCCGGGGCGTGATTGATCTCGTTGGTGTGCAGGGACTTCACCACACAGATGTCATCTGCCACCGTGCCGAGGTTCGGCAAAAGCTCGCTCAATTCGAGGCCGCTCTGTCCATGGCGCTGGAATTTGAATTCGGTGCCAGCCAGCTTCAACTCGCCACCGATGAAGGCGAAGCGCTTGCCCTTCGTGAGCTCCTCCGGGCATTTTTGACCGTCCATCTTCTGCAACAGCGGCTTGTAATCAAACAGATCGAGCTGCGAGGGCGCCCCGATCATGTGCAGGTAGATGATGTTCTTCGCCTTCGGCGCAAAATGCGGCCGTGGAGCGGCTGCCGCTGGCAAATCCCGGGCCAGCAACGATCCCAGCGCCGCCGAGCCAAGCCCCAGGCCGGATTGCCGGAAGAACTGACGGCGGGAGACGTGGAGGAAGTCGGGCGTGGTCATGCGCCTTAGAACGTCGCTAAAACCCGTGAGATTGCGTGACTTCAGCCCGAGTCCGCACGATGCATGCGGCATGGCTCTAGGAACCAAAAATCGACTTCACGAGACGGGCGTCGCCTGCAAGGCACATCTGCGCGAGCAACACGGCGACAAGCTGGACTTGGTCACGGAGTTCATCGCCGAGATCGAAGGCTCAGGCTCCAAGCAAGACCTGACGGCATGGAACCAGTTCAGCGACCTCCGGCGCAATCAGGCCGAGATGCTGCAACGTGCGGAGGCAGCGTTTCAAACCTGGCTCGCAGGCGGTTGATTCCTGGCAAAACAGCGCACCAGAAACACCAGCGCCAGCGTCGTCAGCGCACCGGTGGCATCGGCGACGAGATCGCGCATGGTTTCGCGGATGCTGTGCTGGATGTGCGAGCCATACACGACATCGGAATAGAGTTCGGCGAACTCCCAGAACAGACCGATGGTGCAGGCCAGCGTGAAGGTGAAGAGGTAACGGGCAAAAACGGTGAGCTGGCCGAACCAAGACGCAAAGCAATCGAGTGCATGCCAAGAGAAGAAGGCGATGGCCACCCCACCACTGTAATGCATCACAAAATCGAGCTGCTGGCGATACGGCGTGCGCATGATGGCCTGGTGGAACAGGAGCACCAGCAGCGGTGCCCAACCGGCACGAAGAAGAAGGCGCAGCAGCGGCGTCATGCCTTCCAGTCCACCTTCACGCTTTGCTCCCGGCCGTTGCGGTCGTGGTATTTCACATGGCCGTGCTTCGCGCCGTATTCGTGGACGCATTTGGTCACCTTCACGTCGTAGCAGCAGTACTCGGCGATCTTGGCGACCTCTCCCTGCTGCCACCACTTCAACGCATCGAGGCCATCGGCGGTTTTGCCCATGCCGAGCGTGGCGGCGGCCACGGCGTCGAGCTTGATGCGATGGCCGAGGGCTTTTTCCAAATCAATGAGCAGGTCGAGGCTGTGGGGAAGATCGGCCGAATCAAACATGATGTCGTGCCCTTTGAGCACCTCGTAGTCGAAGCCGATATGGTTGAAACCCACGACCAAATCGGCCGCCTTGAGCTGCTTGATGAGCGCGGGAGCCTCGTCCTGTGTGTAGATCGCGTATTCGTTCTGCTTCGTGCTGAACGTGCAGGCCACCGAAATGCCCATCATGTGCTTGTTGCCCCAGCCGCCGACGTCGTTGGCGGTAC
It contains:
- a CDS encoding DUF1501 domain-containing protein; this translates as MTTPDFLHVSRRQFFRQSGLGLGSAALGSLLARDLPAAAAPRPHFAPKAKNIIYLHMIGAPSQLDLFDYKPLLQKMDGQKCPEELTKGKRFAFIGGELKLAGTEFKFQRHGQSGLELSELLPNLGTVADDICVVKSLHTNEINHAPAQMFLHTGFGQGGRPSLGAWVTYGLGAENRDLPAYVVMLSGPAGGAGSTLWSTGFLPSVYQGIQFRGSGEPVLFLGNPAGHSTKDRRRVLDAVKALNEQQLGIVGDPEIATRISQYEMAYRMQTSVPELMDITQEKKATLDMYGALPGKASFANNCLLARRLIERGVRMVQLFDSDWDHHGGLKQRLTAKAKDVDRPMAALVRDLKQRGLLDETLVVWGGEFGRTPLRQGINGDGTKTSPGRDHHKDAYTMWMAGGGIKPGIVHGKTDDFGFNIAENPVHTHDLNATVLNLLGLDHERLTFRYQGRDFRLTDVHGELVSGIMT
- a CDS encoding ribonuclease H-like domain-containing protein, producing the protein MAGDIVYFDLETRRTANDVGGWGNKHMMGISVACTFSTKQNEYAIYTQDEAPALIKQLKAADLVVGFNHIGFDYEVLKGHDIMFDSADLPHSLDLLIDLEKALGHRIKLDAVAAATLGMGKTADGLDALKWWQQGEVAKIAEYCCYDVKVTKCVHEYGAKHGHVKYHDRNGREQSVKVDWKA